From Pseudomonas sp. CCI4.2, one genomic window encodes:
- a CDS encoding DUF1003 domain-containing protein — translation MTPVKPENTSAEPVAPKKPLVDHLRFHNAHAHLMSTFGNDTFALKAEAFARFFGTPTFLGAQSLIVMVWIGLNVAGLTHFDIYPFILLNLAFSLQAAYAAPLILLAQTRQAARDKANADADAQHREALAVANEQRLASAAHNSALMLDLLEQNTHLTEMTKALTERIETLTVEMHGHFVKKPAGI, via the coding sequence ATGACCCCCGTTAAGCCCGAGAATACTTCAGCCGAACCCGTTGCGCCGAAAAAACCGCTGGTGGACCATTTGCGTTTTCATAACGCTCACGCTCACCTGATGTCCACGTTTGGCAATGACACCTTTGCCCTCAAGGCGGAGGCATTTGCACGGTTCTTCGGCACACCCACTTTTTTGGGCGCGCAAAGCCTGATTGTGATGGTGTGGATCGGGCTTAACGTCGCGGGGCTGACCCATTTCGATATCTACCCCTTCATCTTGCTCAACCTGGCGTTCAGCTTGCAGGCAGCCTACGCCGCGCCGTTGATTCTGCTGGCGCAAACCCGCCAAGCTGCGAGGGACAAAGCCAACGCGGATGCAGACGCACAGCACCGAGAAGCCTTGGCGGTGGCCAACGAACAACGGCTGGCCAGTGCGGCGCATAATTCGGCGCTGATGCTCGACCTGTTGGAACAAAACACCCACCTGACCGAGATGACAAAAGCCCTCACCGAACGGATCGAAACCCTGACCGTGGAAATGCATGGGCATTTTGTGAAGAAACCTGCGGGTATTTAA
- a CDS encoding cryptochrome/photolyase family protein, with translation MTHLRLILGDQLNPCHSWFQETQGDVIYLMMEIRQETDYVLHHAQKILAIFAGMRDFARGLTEAGHRVHYLCIDDPQNRQSLPGNLDHLMGALQVNRFEYQAPDEWRLDAQLAEYCAGQSRPWCKVDSEHFYSARDAAAQQFAGRKQWLMEHFYRHMRVTHQVLMDANNRPSGGQWNYDHDNRKRWPGTPFEPEDMRVRHDHSALWASIVAAGVGSFGQPNAERLAWPLNRAEALVQLDDFIEMALPHFGDFQDAMSSHAWRLFHSLLSFALNTKMLNPREVVGKAEAAYRAGLAPLAATEGFIRQILGWREYVRGVYWAQMPGYESLNALGHSQPLPSWFWDGKTRMRCLAHAIGSSLENAHAHHIQRLMVIGNFALLAGLDPQEVHRWYLGVYIDAFEWVELPNTLGMSQFADGGLLATKPYVSSAAYIDRMSDYCKGCHYDKKARLGERACPYNALYWDFFQRNKTQLEGNPRLSMVYRQLSIMDGGAVTALQERALTLRASLDSL, from the coding sequence ATGACCCACCTTCGGCTGATTCTCGGCGACCAACTCAACCCGTGTCACAGTTGGTTTCAGGAAACGCAGGGGGACGTCATCTATCTGATGATGGAGATACGTCAAGAGACGGATTACGTCTTGCATCACGCGCAGAAGATACTCGCGATCTTTGCGGGTATGCGCGACTTCGCGCGGGGGCTCACAGAAGCGGGGCATAGGGTGCATTACCTGTGCATCGATGACCCTCAGAATCGTCAATCGTTGCCCGGTAATCTTGATCATCTGATGGGCGCTCTTCAGGTTAACCGGTTCGAATACCAGGCCCCCGATGAGTGGCGGCTGGATGCACAATTGGCCGAGTACTGCGCGGGCCAATCGCGGCCTTGGTGCAAGGTCGACAGTGAACATTTCTACAGCGCCCGTGACGCCGCCGCGCAGCAGTTTGCCGGGCGTAAACAATGGCTAATGGAGCACTTCTACCGGCACATGCGCGTCACCCATCAGGTGTTGATGGACGCTAATAACCGGCCGTCCGGCGGGCAGTGGAATTACGACCATGACAACCGTAAACGCTGGCCGGGTACGCCGTTCGAACCTGAAGATATGCGCGTGCGCCATGATCATTCAGCGTTGTGGGCGAGTATCGTCGCCGCCGGAGTAGGCAGTTTTGGCCAGCCAAATGCCGAGCGGTTAGCCTGGCCGCTGAACCGCGCGGAAGCGCTGGTGCAACTGGACGACTTTATCGAAATGGCCTTGCCGCATTTTGGCGACTTTCAGGACGCCATGAGCAGCCATGCCTGGCGCTTGTTTCACTCACTGTTGTCGTTTGCGCTCAATACCAAAATGCTTAATCCGCGGGAAGTCGTGGGCAAAGCTGAAGCGGCTTACCGCGCGGGTTTGGCGCCGCTGGCAGCTACCGAAGGCTTTATTCGACAAATCCTCGGTTGGCGGGAATACGTCCGGGGCGTCTACTGGGCACAAATGCCCGGTTATGAATCACTTAATGCGTTGGGCCACAGCCAGCCGCTGCCGTCGTGGTTCTGGGACGGAAAAACCCGCATGCGTTGCTTGGCGCACGCCATTGGCAGCTCGCTGGAAAATGCCCACGCACACCATATTCAACGACTGATGGTGATCGGTAACTTCGCGCTGTTGGCCGGGCTCGATCCGCAGGAGGTGCATCGTTGGTACCTGGGCGTGTACATCGATGCGTTTGAATGGGTCGAGTTGCCCAACACATTAGGTATGAGCCAGTTTGCCGACGGCGGCTTGCTGGCGACTAAGCCCTACGTGTCGAGCGCTGCCTACATTGACCGTATGAGCGACTATTGCAAGGGCTGTCACTACGACAAAAAAGCCCGCCTCGGCGAGCGAGCGTGCCCGTATAACGCACTGTATTGGGATTTTTTTCAACGCAACAAGACTCAGCTCGAAGGCAACCCTCGGCTGAGTATGGTTTATCGGCAATTGAGCATTATGGACGGTGGTGCGGTGACTGCTCTGCAGGAACGAGCACTCACACTGCGAGCTTCACTGGATTCGCTTTAA
- a CDS encoding GreA/GreB family elongation factor produces the protein MPCSLDKNTVLQLIIAKLKIDLDVLQRAAQTAYETATHEENIAENKYDTLGLEASYLATGQARRVEEIRQSLLLFQNLHLRPFDTLRGIQIGDLVSLETDTGSQQQLFIGPDAAGLKIQQGDRSITVITPHAPLGKSLVGKARGDTVEIVINHARQSFEVIEVQ, from the coding sequence ATGCCTTGCTCCCTCGATAAAAACACCGTACTTCAATTGATCATCGCCAAGCTCAAGATCGATTTGGATGTATTGCAACGGGCGGCGCAGACCGCCTACGAAACGGCGACCCATGAAGAAAACATCGCCGAGAATAAATACGACACCCTCGGTTTAGAGGCGTCGTACCTCGCTACGGGCCAAGCCCGACGCGTTGAAGAAATCCGTCAGTCACTGCTACTGTTCCAGAACCTCCACCTGCGGCCTTTCGATACGCTGCGCGGCATTCAGATCGGGGATTTGGTCAGCCTCGAAACCGACACGGGCAGCCAGCAGCAACTCTTTATCGGGCCTGATGCCGCTGGTCTGAAAATCCAGCAAGGCGATAGATCAATCACCGTGATCACACCCCACGCTCCGCTGGGAAAAAGCCTTGTCGGCAAGGCGCGAGGCGATACTGTTGAAATAGTTATCAACCACGCACGGCAATCGTTTGAAGTGATTGAGGTTCAATAA
- the earP gene encoding elongation factor P maturation arginine rhamnosyltransferase EarP encodes MRASWDIFCSVVDNYGDIGVTWRLARQLAAEHGFAVRLWVDDLQPFARLCPGADVTAAQQWQDGVSVCHWSKDWQQTEVADVVIEAFACRLPPAYFDAMPQCSRPPLWLNLEYLSAEQWVSGCHALPSPQPNGLRKIFFFPGFRPDTGGLLREAGLLDQRHAFQLDPLARQAFLQGLGVEPADNARLISLFAYENPGLASWLDVLAADTRPTHLLVPEGRILGDVQRWLDVDGLCAGALERRGAVTVQILPFVRQEDYDRLLWSCDFNAVRGEDSFVRAQWAGRPLLWHIYEQDDDAHWVKLDAFLELYLNGLSPDASQALKSVWRAWNSGIEMGPRWFELQLHWPEVNEHAERWCLEQALQADLAAALVRFYVNWL; translated from the coding sequence ATGAGAGCCTCCTGGGATATTTTTTGCAGCGTTGTGGATAACTACGGCGACATCGGCGTGACGTGGCGCCTGGCCCGGCAACTGGCTGCCGAGCACGGCTTCGCGGTTCGATTGTGGGTCGATGATCTGCAACCGTTTGCCCGTTTATGCCCTGGCGCCGATGTCACTGCGGCACAGCAATGGCAGGACGGCGTGAGCGTCTGTCACTGGAGCAAAGACTGGCAGCAGACCGAAGTAGCAGATGTAGTCATTGAAGCCTTTGCCTGTCGCCTACCGCCGGCTTACTTCGACGCGATGCCCCAGTGCTCGCGACCACCGCTGTGGCTGAATCTGGAATACCTGAGCGCGGAGCAATGGGTGTCAGGTTGCCATGCGCTGCCGTCGCCGCAACCCAATGGCCTGCGCAAGATTTTCTTCTTTCCCGGGTTTCGCCCAGACACGGGCGGCTTGCTGCGCGAAGCGGGCTTGCTGGACCAGCGTCATGCGTTCCAGCTCGATCCATTGGCGCGGCAGGCTTTCCTGCAAGGGCTGGGTGTCGAACCCGCGGACAACGCTCGGCTGATCTCGCTGTTTGCGTACGAGAACCCGGGACTAGCCAGTTGGTTGGACGTGTTGGCGGCAGACACTCGGCCGACTCACCTGCTGGTGCCAGAAGGACGAATTCTCGGCGATGTACAGCGTTGGCTCGACGTCGATGGTCTCTGCGCGGGCGCGCTGGAACGGCGCGGCGCAGTGACCGTGCAGATTTTACCCTTCGTTCGACAAGAGGATTACGACCGACTGCTGTGGAGCTGCGATTTCAACGCGGTGCGCGGCGAGGACTCATTCGTCCGTGCGCAATGGGCCGGTCGACCGCTGCTTTGGCATATCTATGAGCAAGACGACGATGCGCATTGGGTCAAGCTCGACGCGTTTCTTGAGCTTTACCTCAATGGCCTGTCGCCAGACGCTAGCCAAGCATTAAAGAGCGTGTGGCGGGCCTGGAACAGCGGTATTGAAATGGGGCCGCGCTGGTTTGAGCTGCAACTACACTGGCCTGAGGTCAATGAACACGCTGAGCGTTGGTGTCTGGAACAGGCGTTGCAGGCCGATCTTGCCGCGGCGCTAGTAAGGTTTTATGTAAATTGGCTATGA
- a CDS encoding elongation factor P, with translation MKTGKELKPGTVIKLENDPWLVQKAEFTKSGRNSAIMKTKLKNLLTGYKTEIVYSADDKLEDVILDRKEASLSFISGDTYTFMDTTDYTMYELNAEDLEAVLPFIEEGMTDVCEAIFFEDRLVSVELPTTIVREVDYTEGSARGDTSGKVMKPAKLKNGTELSVADFVNIGDKIEIDTRDGGSYKGRAK, from the coding sequence ATGAAAACTGGTAAAGAACTCAAGCCCGGCACAGTGATTAAGCTCGAAAATGACCCTTGGTTGGTTCAGAAAGCTGAATTCACCAAGTCTGGTCGTAACAGCGCAATCATGAAGACCAAGTTGAAGAACCTGTTGACCGGTTACAAGACCGAGATCGTATACAGCGCTGACGACAAACTGGAAGACGTGATCCTTGACCGTAAAGAAGCGTCGCTGTCTTTCATCAGCGGTGACACTTACACGTTCATGGACACCACTGACTACACCATGTACGAGCTGAACGCTGAAGACCTTGAAGCGGTTCTGCCGTTCATCGAAGAAGGCATGACTGACGTCTGCGAAGCCATCTTCTTTGAAGATCGTCTGGTATCGGTTGAATTGCCGACCACGATCGTCCGTGAAGTTGACTACACCGAAGGTTCCGCTCGTGGCGACACGTCGGGCAAAGTCATGAAGCCAGCCAAGCTGAAAAACGGCACTGAGCTGAGCGTTGCTGACTTCGTTAACATCGGTGACAAGATCGAAATCGACACCCGTGACGGCGGTTCGTACAAAGGTCGCGCTAAATAA
- a CDS encoding organic hydroperoxide resistance protein gives MDTLYTAVATATGGRDGRAVSSDNILDVKLATPKELGGAGGAATNPEQLFAAGYSACFIGALKFVASQTKASIPADASITAHVGIGQIPGGFGLDIDLHISLPGLEQAAAQTLVDAAHVVCPYSNATRGNVDVRLHVTV, from the coding sequence ATGGACACTCTCTACACCGCAGTTGCAACCGCTACCGGTGGCCGTGATGGCCGTGCTGTTTCCAGCGACAACATCCTCGACGTCAAACTGGCGACCCCGAAAGAACTCGGCGGTGCTGGCGGCGCAGCCACCAACCCTGAGCAGCTGTTCGCTGCCGGTTACTCGGCTTGCTTCATCGGCGCGCTGAAATTCGTCGCCAGCCAAACCAAAGCCTCGATCCCAGCAGACGCTTCGATCACTGCCCATGTTGGCATCGGCCAGATCCCAGGCGGTTTCGGTTTGGACATTGACCTGCACATCAGCCTGCCAGGTCTTGAACAGGCCGCGGCACAAACACTGGTCGATGCTGCGCACGTGGTCTGCCCGTACTCCAATGCCACGCGTGGCAACGTTGACGTACGTCTGCACGTCACCGTTTGA
- a CDS encoding MarR family transcriptional regulator has translation MSTDDHSTNDAGTYDHLLLDSQLCFALYSTSLMMTKVYKPLLQALGLTYPQYLAMMVLWERDGLTVGDVSTRLLTDPGSLTPLLKRLEVEGLLSRTRSKEDERVVLLHLTERGRNLREKAKTIPSCILGASGMTLAKLKLMQADLIAVRGNLHDTL, from the coding sequence ATGAGCACTGACGACCACTCCACCAACGATGCGGGGACGTACGATCACCTGCTGCTCGACAGTCAGCTGTGCTTCGCCCTGTATTCGACGTCCTTGATGATGACCAAGGTTTACAAGCCGCTGCTGCAGGCGCTTGGGCTTACGTACCCGCAGTACTTGGCAATGATGGTGCTGTGGGAGCGCGACGGCCTGACGGTAGGCGACGTCAGTACTCGGCTGTTGACCGACCCTGGCTCACTGACGCCGCTGCTTAAACGTTTGGAAGTGGAAGGGCTGCTGAGCCGGACCCGGAGCAAGGAAGATGAACGGGTGGTACTGCTGCACTTGACCGAGCGAGGCCGAAACCTGCGCGAAAAAGCCAAAACGATTCCATCCTGCATCCTCGGCGCGTCCGGGATGACCCTCGCTAAGTTGAAACTGATGCAAGCCGACCTCATCGCAGTGCGCGGGAACCTGCACGACACCTTATAG
- a CDS encoding sulfite exporter TauE/SafE family protein, with translation MIEIVMFVGFGAAMGTLGGLFGIGGGLVAIPVLGVLFGLDQQLAQGTALLMVLPNVLLALWRYNQRNRISLRNALMLIIPSFCLAWITSLWAVRLDPHSMRLAFVGFLIVLTLFNLIQMVWRSGGASTELRHAKWLWVLGLGSGVTGGLFGVGGGVIATPILTGVFGATQVVAQGLALALATPSTTITLVTYAVHGHVNWHMGIPLAVGGLASISWGVRLAHSLPERLLRTLFCGFLVVCAVVLGFKV, from the coding sequence GTGATCGAAATCGTGATGTTTGTAGGGTTCGGCGCTGCCATGGGGACGCTAGGTGGGTTGTTTGGCATCGGCGGCGGCTTGGTGGCCATTCCCGTGCTTGGGGTGTTGTTTGGCCTTGACCAGCAACTGGCGCAAGGCACTGCGTTACTCATGGTGTTGCCCAACGTACTGTTGGCCTTGTGGCGTTATAACCAGCGCAATCGCATTTCTCTTCGTAATGCGCTGATGCTGATTATTCCAAGCTTTTGCCTGGCCTGGATTACATCGTTGTGGGCGGTGCGGCTAGACCCGCACAGCATGCGGCTGGCGTTTGTGGGCTTTTTGATCGTATTGACCTTGTTCAACCTGATCCAGATGGTCTGGCGTAGTGGCGGCGCCAGCACTGAACTGCGTCACGCCAAATGGTTATGGGTGTTGGGTCTGGGTTCGGGTGTCACCGGCGGATTGTTTGGCGTCGGTGGAGGGGTTATTGCTACGCCGATCCTGACCGGCGTTTTTGGCGCAACCCAAGTCGTCGCTCAAGGGCTGGCGCTGGCCTTGGCGACCCCCAGCACCACGATCACCTTGGTCACCTACGCAGTGCATGGACACGTCAATTGGCACATGGGCATCCCTTTGGCCGTCGGCGGTCTGGCCAGCATCAGTTGGGGCGTAAGGCTTGCGCACTCACTGCCGGAAAGACTGCTGCGGACGCTGTTTTGCGGTTTTCTAGTGGTCTGCGCGGTGGTGCTTGGGTTTAAAGTCTAA
- a CDS encoding winged helix-turn-helix domain-containing protein translates to MSAELSLKQARRLALAAQGFTGRQPPASIKASHVNQLIERLGILQIDSVNALVRSHYLPLFSRLGNYAQPLLDQAAWSQGRQRKLFEYWGHEASLLPLSLYPLLRWRMRQASQGVGIYQQMAKFGREQQATIAKVLQTVREQGALGAGSLSTRQERAGPWWDWSAEKHALEWLFAAGEVTVSGRRGFERLYDVPERVLPAATLDHPDISEGEAQRGLLLHAATALGVGTDKDLRDYFRLAPAQSRSGLAQLVEAGALQMVQVQGWRQPAYCLPEQKLPRKVSASALLSPFDSLIWERSRTERLFDFRYRLEIYTPQDKRVYGYYVLPFLHNERIAARVDLRAERVLGRLAVHAVHEEEKGLDEEGMLALAKNLRQMADWLGLAQVQINCQRASAARLRVAFLSLL, encoded by the coding sequence ATGTCCGCAGAACTCTCGCTCAAACAAGCACGCCGTCTCGCGCTGGCCGCTCAAGGATTCACAGGGCGTCAGCCGCCTGCGTCGATCAAGGCCTCCCACGTCAATCAGTTGATCGAGCGCCTGGGGATCTTGCAGATTGATTCGGTTAACGCGTTAGTGCGCTCGCATTACTTGCCGTTGTTTTCTCGTTTGGGCAATTATGCCCAGCCATTGTTGGATCAAGCCGCGTGGAGCCAAGGCCGTCAGCGCAAGCTTTTCGAGTATTGGGGCCATGAGGCGTCGTTGCTGCCCTTGAGTCTTTATCCCCTGTTGCGATGGCGCATGCGTCAGGCGTCGCAAGGCGTGGGGATCTATCAGCAAATGGCCAAATTTGGTCGTGAGCAGCAAGCGACCATCGCCAAGGTGTTACAGACGGTTCGTGAGCAAGGTGCGTTGGGTGCGGGGAGTCTGAGCACTCGCCAAGAGCGTGCCGGACCTTGGTGGGATTGGAGCGCCGAGAAGCACGCGCTGGAATGGTTGTTCGCGGCGGGGGAGGTGACGGTCTCCGGACGTCGCGGATTCGAGCGTTTGTATGACGTCCCGGAACGGGTGCTGCCGGCAGCGACTCTTGATCATCCAGACATCAGCGAAGGTGAGGCGCAACGCGGGTTGTTGTTGCACGCCGCCACGGCGTTGGGCGTCGGCACCGATAAGGATTTGCGCGATTATTTTCGTCTGGCCCCGGCGCAGAGTCGTTCGGGATTGGCGCAACTGGTCGAGGCCGGGGCGTTGCAGATGGTTCAAGTGCAAGGCTGGCGCCAGCCGGCGTATTGCCTGCCAGAGCAAAAACTGCCGCGCAAGGTGAGCGCCAGCGCCCTGCTGTCGCCGTTCGATTCGCTAATTTGGGAACGCAGTCGTACTGAGCGGCTGTTCGACTTTCGCTATCGTCTGGAAATCTACACCCCACAAGACAAACGTGTTTACGGCTACTACGTGCTGCCGTTTTTGCACAACGAACGAATCGCTGCTCGTGTGGACCTGCGTGCCGAACGTGTTCTCGGACGGCTGGCGGTGCATGCGGTGCATGAAGAAGAGAAGGGCCTGGACGAAGAGGGGATGTTGGCCTTGGCTAAAAACCTCCGGCAAATGGCCGACTGGCTCGGCTTGGCGCAGGTGCAGATCAACTGCCAGCGCGCCAGTGCGGCGCGCTTGCGGGTGGCGTTTTTGAGTTTACTGTAG
- a CDS encoding class II 3-deoxy-7-phosphoheptulonate synthase, whose translation MSQPWSPDSWRALPVQQQPQYPDAAHLLRVEQTLAGYPPLVFAGEARELRRQFSEVTQGRAFLLQGGDCAESFVEFSAAKIRDTFKVLLQMAIVMTFAAGCPVVKVGRMAGQFAKPRSANDETIGGVSLPAYRGDIVNGIGFDEKSRVPDPDRLLQAYHQSTATLNLLRAFAQGGFADLHQVHQWNLDFIANSALAEKYSQMAGRIDETLAFMRACGLDTSPQLRETSFFTAHEALLLNFEQAFVRRDSLTNDYYDCSAHMLWIGDRTRQLDGAHVEFLRGVNNPIGVKVGPSMDPQALIRLIDILNPSNDPGRLNLIARMGANKVGDHLPQLIRAVEREGRKVLWSSDPMHGNTIKASSGYKTRDFAQILNEVKEFFQVHQAEGTYAGGIHIEMTGQNVTECIGGARPITEDGLSDRYHTHCDPRMNADQSLELAFLIAETLKQVRPRA comes from the coding sequence ATGAGCCAACCCTGGAGCCCCGACAGCTGGCGGGCACTGCCTGTTCAGCAGCAACCTCAATACCCGGACGCCGCGCATTTGTTGCGGGTCGAGCAGACGCTGGCAGGTTATCCGCCGCTGGTGTTCGCCGGAGAAGCGCGGGAGTTGCGTCGCCAGTTTTCCGAAGTCACCCAGGGTCGGGCGTTTTTGCTGCAAGGCGGCGATTGCGCGGAGAGCTTTGTCGAGTTCTCGGCGGCGAAGATTCGCGACACATTCAAAGTATTGCTGCAAATGGCAATCGTCATGACGTTCGCGGCGGGGTGTCCGGTGGTCAAGGTCGGGCGTATGGCGGGCCAATTCGCCAAACCGCGCTCGGCCAACGACGAGACTATCGGCGGCGTGTCGCTTCCGGCCTACCGTGGCGATATCGTCAACGGCATTGGTTTCGATGAAAAAAGCCGCGTGCCAGACCCTGATCGTTTGTTGCAGGCTTATCACCAGTCCACCGCGACGCTAAACCTGCTCCGTGCATTCGCTCAAGGCGGCTTTGCTGATTTGCATCAGGTGCATCAGTGGAACCTGGACTTCATCGCCAATTCGGCGTTGGCAGAGAAGTACAGCCAAATGGCTGGGCGCATCGACGAAACCCTGGCCTTCATGCGCGCCTGCGGCCTGGACACTTCGCCGCAATTGCGTGAGACCAGTTTTTTCACCGCCCACGAAGCGTTGCTGCTGAACTTCGAACAAGCCTTCGTCCGTCGCGACAGCTTGACCAACGATTATTACGACTGCTCGGCCCATATGCTCTGGATCGGCGACCGCACCCGGCAATTGGATGGGGCTCACGTCGAATTCCTGCGCGGTGTGAACAACCCGATCGGGGTAAAAGTCGGCCCGAGCATGGACCCGCAAGCGCTGATCCGGCTGATCGACATCCTCAACCCGAGCAATGACCCCGGCCGCCTGAACCTCATTGCGCGCATGGGGGCGAACAAGGTTGGCGATCACTTGCCGCAATTGATTCGCGCCGTGGAACGGGAAGGTCGCAAAGTGCTCTGGAGTTCGGACCCGATGCATGGCAATACGATCAAGGCCAGCAGCGGCTACAAAACCCGAGACTTCGCGCAGATTCTCAATGAGGTTAAAGAGTTCTTCCAGGTGCACCAGGCCGAAGGCACTTACGCCGGTGGTATTCACATCGAGATGACCGGGCAGAACGTCACCGAGTGCATCGGTGGCGCACGGCCGATCACTGAAGACGGCTTGTCGGATCGCTATCACACCCACTGCGACCCACGGATGAACGCCGACCAGTCACTTGAGTTGGCGTTTTTAATTGCAGAGACCTTGAAGCAGGTTAGACCGCGCGCTTAA
- a CDS encoding spermidine synthase: MTEERVERLLAEVHDAFGMIRVLEVDEYRFLEFGDAIEQSCTFTADPSWLEYDYTRAMFIAALCHEAPESALFLGLGAGTLTQACLKFLPLEDVEAIELRPDVPRLAFEFLGLEDDPRLYIRIGDALELLDSAESADLIFVDLYTDVGPGVGHLAWKFLENCQKRLNPGGWLVINQWAADDGKPLGAALLRGLYHRHYWELPVKEGNVILIVPADLEQVLDMQALTERAEALAPRLGYSLLPLIKVIRPAT; encoded by the coding sequence ATGACTGAGGAGCGCGTCGAGCGTTTACTGGCCGAAGTACACGATGCCTTCGGCATGATCCGTGTGCTGGAAGTGGACGAGTATCGATTCCTGGAGTTCGGCGATGCCATCGAGCAAAGCTGCACGTTCACGGCCGACCCTAGCTGGTTGGAGTACGACTATACCCGTGCAATGTTCATCGCTGCGTTGTGCCATGAAGCGCCGGAAAGTGCCCTGTTTCTGGGGCTCGGCGCCGGGACGCTGACTCAGGCTTGCCTCAAGTTCCTGCCTCTGGAAGACGTCGAAGCCATCGAGTTGCGCCCGGATGTCCCGCGTCTGGCTTTCGAGTTTCTTGGGCTGGAGGATGATCCCCGGCTGTACATTCGCATCGGTGATGCCCTGGAGTTGCTCGACAGCGCCGAGTCCGCTGACCTGATCTTCGTCGACCTGTACACGGACGTGGGGCCGGGTGTCGGGCATCTGGCCTGGAAATTCCTGGAAAACTGTCAGAAACGTCTGAATCCGGGCGGCTGGCTGGTGATCAACCAATGGGCGGCCGATGACGGAAAACCGTTGGGCGCGGCGCTTTTGCGTGGGCTTTATCACCGGCATTATTGGGAACTGCCGGTGAAGGAGGGCAATGTCATCCTGATTGTGCCGGCAGACCTCGAACAGGTTCTCGATATGCAAGCCTTGACCGAGCGTGCAGAAGCCTTGGCTCCGCGCTTGGGTTATTCACTGCTGCCGTTAATCAAGGTCATTCGCCCGGCAACCTGA
- a CDS encoding crotonase/enoyl-CoA hydratase family protein, which yields MLSSNNGRVSREQRGHVVLIGLDRVAKRNAFDIDLLNALSLAYGDFERNASARVAVVYAHGEHFTGGLDLVSAGPELANGWTLPEGGYDPWGVFAGPRVTKPVIVAAQGYCFTIGIELMLACDINLCASNTRFAQMEVQRGIFPFGGATLRLPQRAGWGNAMRWLLTGDEFDAHEAYRMGLVQEVMASEDLLPRAVQLATRIAEQAPLGVYTTLASARQALLEGETAAANNLPALTRQLMASEDAQEGLNAMLERRPGAFKGR from the coding sequence ATGCTCTCTTCTAACAACGGCCGTGTCAGTCGCGAACAGCGAGGCCACGTCGTGTTGATCGGATTGGACCGTGTTGCCAAGCGCAACGCGTTTGATATCGATCTGCTTAACGCATTGAGCCTCGCTTACGGCGACTTTGAGCGCAACGCGTCGGCGCGAGTCGCGGTGGTCTACGCCCATGGCGAGCACTTCACTGGCGGGCTGGATCTGGTCAGCGCCGGTCCTGAACTGGCCAACGGCTGGACGCTGCCTGAGGGCGGTTACGACCCGTGGGGGGTGTTCGCCGGACCCAGGGTCACCAAGCCGGTGATTGTTGCCGCCCAAGGTTATTGCTTCACTATTGGAATCGAGCTGATGCTGGCTTGCGACATCAATCTCTGCGCCAGCAATACCCGCTTTGCACAGATGGAGGTGCAGCGCGGCATCTTCCCGTTCGGCGGCGCCACGTTGCGCTTGCCGCAACGGGCAGGCTGGGGTAACGCCATGCGTTGGCTGCTGACTGGCGATGAGTTCGATGCTCACGAGGCGTATCGAATGGGGTTGGTCCAGGAAGTGATGGCCAGCGAAGACTTGCTGCCCCGCGCGGTGCAATTGGCGACGCGCATTGCTGAACAGGCGCCGCTTGGGGTCTACACCACGCTCGCGTCGGCGCGTCAGGCATTGCTTGAAGGGGAAACTGCCGCTGCAAACAACCTTCCAGCGCTGACCCGACAACTGATGGCCAGCGAAGACGCACAGGAAGGACTCAATGCCATGCTGGAACGCAGACCCGGCGCCTTCAAAGGTCGCTAG